A portion of the Mycoplasma sp. (ex Biomphalaria glabrata) genome contains these proteins:
- the rpmB gene encoding 50S ribosomal protein L28: MSRKCDLTGKSFMSGNNRSHAMNATRRKWQANLQTKKLVIDGQTVKIKVSARALKTLNKSKTN; this comes from the coding sequence ATGTCGAGAAAATGTGATCTAACTGGTAAATCATTTATGTCTGGAAACAATAGAAGTCATGCTATGAACGCAACAAGACGTAAATGACAAGCAAACTTACAAACTAAAAAACTAGTTATTGATGGACAAACTGTAAAAATTAAAGTTTCAGCAAGAGCTTTAAAAACATTAAATAAATCAAAAACTAATTAA
- a CDS encoding ribulose-phosphate 3-epimerase: protein MNISVSTLDINYLKIKETIDNLYEAGFRSLHLDVMDGNFVPQVSYGPKYVKDICEMYKEKFDLGCHLMVRDPIRDFPFYEKTGITTFMFHFESLYYREIKPFITDIKAKGIKPGIVINPKTNIEQIYEYLPKISSIMVMSVEPGYGGQPFQESTYARVEKIAKYREAKSLEFEIIVDGGINPTNAKELKKLGANTFVVGSYIWKASNYKDALMEFDN from the coding sequence ATGAATATTAGCGTGTCGACATTAGATATAAATTATCTAAAAATAAAAGAAACAATTGATAACCTATATGAAGCGGGTTTTAGAAGTTTGCACCTAGATGTTATGGATGGTAATTTTGTTCCACAAGTGTCGTATGGTCCAAAATATGTCAAAGACATATGTGAAATGTACAAAGAAAAATTTGATTTAGGTTGCCATTTAATGGTACGAGACCCAATAAGAGATTTCCCGTTTTACGAAAAAACAGGAATCACTACCTTCATGTTTCATTTCGAATCTCTGTATTACCGTGAAATAAAACCGTTTATTACAGATATTAAGGCTAAAGGAATTAAACCAGGAATAGTTATTAATCCTAAAACCAATATTGAACAAATATATGAATATTTACCAAAAATTTCCTCAATTATGGTTATGAGTGTAGAACCTGGTTATGGTGGTCAACCTTTTCAAGAATCAACATATGCACGTGTAGAAAAAATTGCTAAATATCGTGAAGCTAAAAGTTTAGAATTTGAGATAATTGTTGATGGCGGAATTAATCCAACTAACGCTAAAGAACTTAAAAAATTAGGAGCTAACACTTTTGTTGTAGGTTCTTATATTTGAAAGGCTTCAAATTACAAAGATGCATTGATGGAGTTCGATAATTAA
- a CDS encoding DAK2 domain-containing protein, translating into MELLVKESRKSLENTPNLLPLLKKADVVDSGGMGLHQVFVGFQKYFAGETVELASGNVTNQSENAKNHNVDNQQFGYCSEGILEMKDTFIFDKKQIEIDLEKKGCDSIVIVAMDNLLKFHAHTFKPGELITYFQNMGEFHKLKIENMQYQVEEHQIIDLNQNSKEPTKKERAKFATIAVGSGEGVYSIAKELGIDYLISGGATNNPSLQDFIVAIDTINAENVIIFPNDSNIYLVALQAQKHSANSNIKIVKTTNMVESFIISQYIDKEAPFEDIVRECEQILEKIQYCIITTAAKNIVLDNVKVRKDDYLVMVKPKKIIASCKSFDKALEIISNKVIPKNVGMVSFLMGQELDLEQVDSIEKMAKKLHIEHEILQTNQPVYFTIIGFEVDNA; encoded by the coding sequence TTGGAATTACTTGTAAAAGAAAGTCGCAAATCGCTTGAAAATACACCTAATTTATTACCATTATTAAAAAAAGCGGATGTTGTTGATTCGGGGGGAATGGGTTTACATCAAGTTTTTGTCGGATTTCAAAAATACTTTGCTGGAGAAACCGTTGAACTAGCAAGTGGAAATGTTACTAATCAAAGTGAAAATGCTAAAAATCATAACGTAGATAATCAACAATTTGGTTATTGTTCAGAAGGTATTTTGGAAATGAAAGATACTTTCATTTTTGATAAAAAACAAATTGAAATCGATTTAGAAAAAAAAGGATGCGATTCAATTGTTATCGTTGCGATGGATAATTTATTAAAATTTCATGCTCATACTTTTAAACCGGGGGAACTGATTACCTATTTTCAAAACATGGGAGAATTTCATAAATTGAAAATAGAAAATATGCAATACCAAGTTGAGGAGCATCAAATTATTGATTTAAATCAAAATTCAAAAGAACCCACTAAAAAAGAGCGAGCAAAATTTGCAACAATTGCTGTAGGTTCGGGTGAAGGAGTATATTCTATTGCTAAAGAGTTAGGAATCGATTATTTAATTTCTGGTGGAGCAACAAATAATCCATCCTTACAGGATTTTATTGTAGCTATAGATACAATAAATGCTGAAAATGTCATCATTTTTCCAAATGATAGCAATATCTATTTAGTAGCTTTACAAGCACAAAAACATTCAGCAAACTCGAATATTAAAATTGTTAAAACCACGAATATGGTTGAATCATTTATTATTTCACAATATATTGATAAAGAAGCGCCATTTGAAGATATTGTTAGAGAATGTGAGCAAATATTAGAAAAAATACAATATTGCATTATTACAACGGCAGCTAAGAATATTGTTTTGGATAACGTGAAAGTTCGTAAAGATGATTATTTGGTTATGGTTAAACCTAAAAAAATTATCGCTTCATGCAAATCATTTGATAAAGCATTAGAAATTATTTCCAATAAAGTAATTCCAAAAAATGTTGGGATGGTGAGTTTCTTAATGGGGCAAGAACTAGATTTAGAACAAGTAGATTCGATTGAAAAAATGGCTAAGAAATTGCATATTGAACATGAAATCCTTCAAACAAATCAACCAGTTTACTTCACAATAATTGGTTTTGAGGTTGATAATGCATAA
- a CDS encoding thiamine diphosphokinase, whose amino-acid sequence MKECVILATSEINDYLKKIIHCGAPIIATERGVLYAIQNNLNLVYSIGDFDSLTTLEWNFVNSSLSNVKKLNWDKDKTDLEECFEYALNEGFNKFHIITKNGNRWDHCINNLNFLKKNKELNITLYSANNRVYVIKKGKNQIYPTFHYISLFPFSDDLITTDGLYWNWVDKKVTNSDASISNQLENKKMNAFSIHSKSGSILVIETID is encoded by the coding sequence ATGAAAGAATGTGTCATTTTAGCGACTTCTGAAATTAATGATTATTTGAAGAAAATAATTCATTGTGGTGCACCAATTATTGCTACTGAACGTGGAGTTTTATACGCAATTCAAAATAATTTAAATTTAGTGTATTCAATTGGTGATTTCGATTCATTGACTACTTTGGAATGAAATTTTGTTAATTCCAGCTTATCTAATGTTAAAAAACTGAATTGGGACAAAGATAAAACTGATTTAGAGGAATGCTTTGAATATGCATTGAATGAAGGATTTAATAAATTTCACATTATTACAAAAAATGGTAATCGATGAGATCATTGCATTAACAATTTAAATTTTTTAAAAAAAAACAAAGAATTAAATATTACTCTTTATAGTGCAAATAATCGTGTCTATGTAATAAAAAAGGGTAAAAATCAAATTTATCCCACTTTTCACTATATTTCTTTATTTCCATTCAGTGATGACTTAATTACAACGGACGGATTATATTGAAATTGAGTTGATAAAAAAGTTACCAATAGTGATGCATCAATCTCAAATCAATTAGAAAATAAAAAAATGAATGCATTTAGCATTCATTCTAAGAGTGGATCAATACTTGTTATTGAAACAATCGATTAA
- a CDS encoding heavy metal translocating P-type ATPase, with the protein MTRRWKLSWVKYHWIKIFWSLVIFSSIFALFALADEISGGKVNDVSLIRDSLLNPWVQLFAGSITFFLIVPAWCKSAWNVWKTWKFIGLDFLISFSAVVSFIASLTFLIMMQTGQNLSSRTNGDVPNYSYFYTTTMLLFFANLGHYLESKIVASSNKNLEALENVIPKKIVVINGKDTKIKAIEDIKVGEIIRVAKGGLVPFDCELISEKAKMNNKIWTGNTDEQIYQKGNEIISGSVNVENAIELKVIRPFNASSIAQLFTVLSKSKNSSDRITNFTEKASKYVFIIQVILFIASLLFWMLFLYWYYNENIWFSFAQGFLKGMTMVIIVCPCAFSLTAPLLLTIAVWKGYRQNIAIKNFTILDEISKINCIAFDKTGTLTKSGVKIINLESLNDNQEYLDMLYSIELYSNHPIAKSICHIVSYTNLYKFEDVREIVGSGIEAKYNKQKIVVGDRKHILSKYPNVNFNSFNQKNVLCIDNEVVVGFDVDDNLKENAISTIINLQKDNYDVYILTGDNSKSVSSSISNTLEKSNIFTNLSPKEKGEIIDMLQQEHFYNVMYVGDGFNDAFAAHKAKIFLPIYSGNDFSLVSGDVILLNDRIENVHYLIKLLAATNRYIKIAIIWSFIYNIIAIILGLLGIIPTALAGLSMIISDLILFAIVLFFKYKKIT; encoded by the coding sequence ATGACGAGGAGATGAAAATTGTCTTGAGTTAAATATCATTGGATTAAAATATTTTGAAGTTTAGTAATTTTTTCTAGCATTTTTGCTTTATTTGCTTTGGCAGATGAAATATCTGGCGGGAAAGTAAATGATGTTAGTTTAATACGAGATTCTTTGTTGAATCCATGAGTACAATTATTCGCCGGCAGTATTACATTTTTTTTAATAGTTCCAGCTTGATGCAAAAGTGCATGAAACGTTTGAAAAACATGAAAATTTATCGGTTTAGATTTTTTGATTTCTTTTTCAGCTGTTGTTTCTTTTATCGCATCATTAACTTTTTTAATTATGATGCAGACTGGTCAAAATTTATCTTCTAGAACGAATGGAGATGTACCTAATTATTCATATTTTTATACAACAACAATGTTGTTATTTTTTGCTAATTTAGGTCATTACTTGGAATCAAAAATTGTCGCAAGTTCTAATAAAAATTTAGAAGCGCTAGAAAATGTTATTCCTAAAAAAATTGTAGTTATAAATGGTAAAGATACAAAAATTAAGGCGATTGAGGATATTAAAGTTGGTGAAATTATTCGAGTTGCTAAAGGCGGATTGGTTCCTTTTGATTGTGAGCTAATTTCTGAAAAAGCAAAAATGAATAATAAAATTTGAACCGGAAATACAGATGAACAAATTTATCAAAAAGGAAATGAAATTATTTCCGGTTCTGTTAATGTAGAGAATGCTATAGAATTAAAAGTTATTCGCCCATTTAACGCTTCTTCAATCGCCCAATTATTTACAGTTCTGTCTAAATCAAAAAATTCTAGCGATCGAATTACCAATTTTACCGAAAAAGCATCAAAATATGTTTTTATTATTCAAGTAATTCTATTTATTGCATCATTATTATTTTGAATGTTGTTTTTGTATTGATATTACAATGAGAATATTTGATTCAGTTTTGCTCAAGGATTTTTAAAAGGAATGACTATGGTAATTATTGTTTGTCCTTGTGCTTTCTCTTTAACGGCACCATTGCTATTAACAATAGCTGTTTGAAAAGGATATCGTCAAAATATTGCCATCAAAAATTTTACTATTCTTGATGAAATTAGCAAAATTAATTGTATTGCTTTCGACAAGACAGGCACTCTAACAAAATCAGGTGTTAAAATTATTAATTTAGAATCATTAAATGATAATCAAGAATATTTAGATATGTTGTATTCAATTGAATTGTATTCTAATCATCCAATTGCAAAATCTATTTGTCACATCGTTTCTTATACTAATCTGTATAAATTTGAAGATGTTCGCGAGATAGTTGGTTCAGGAATAGAGGCTAAATATAATAAACAAAAAATTGTTGTTGGTGATAGAAAACATATTCTTTCAAAATATCCGAACGTAAATTTTAATAGTTTTAATCAAAAAAATGTTCTATGTATCGATAATGAAGTAGTTGTTGGTTTTGATGTTGATGATAATTTAAAAGAGAACGCTATTTCTACAATTATTAATTTACAAAAAGATAACTATGATGTATATATTTTGACGGGTGACAATTCTAAAAGCGTTTCTAGCTCTATTTCGAACACTTTAGAAAAATCAAACATTTTTACAAATTTATCACCAAAAGAAAAAGGCGAAATTATAGATATGCTGCAACAGGAGCATTTTTATAATGTTATGTATGTGGGAGATGGTTTTAATGATGCCTTTGCAGCTCATAAAGCGAAAATATTCTTACCGATTTATTCAGGTAATGACTTTTCGCTAGTAAGTGGTGATGTAATTTTATTAAATGATAGAATCGAGAATGTACATTATTTAATAAAATTATTAGCTGCAACAAATCGATATATTAAAATTGCAATTATTTGGTCGTTTATTTACAACATTATTGCTATCATATTAGGTTTATTAGGAATTATTCCAACGGCTTTAGCTGGATTAAGTATGATTATTAGCGATTTGATATTATTTGCAATCGTTCTTTTCTTTAAGTATAAGAAAATTACCTAA
- a CDS encoding Asp23/Gls24 family envelope stress response protein: protein MLKTNLKLGTLQINEKLIFELINSCIIEIPGVKGLADFKLFLNKSDFDQTKSISTTLKKAWKKKSIDVKWDQNTKIYNLDIHVILKLNVNVHSIMSSITERVLYELKEHLNLEIVKIHIYIEDFGA, encoded by the coding sequence ATGTTAAAAACTAATTTAAAATTAGGGACTTTACAAATAAACGAAAAGTTAATTTTCGAATTAATTAATTCATGTATTATTGAGATTCCTGGTGTGAAAGGGTTGGCTGATTTTAAATTATTTTTAAATAAATCGGATTTTGATCAAACTAAAAGTATTAGTACAACCCTAAAAAAAGCATGAAAAAAGAAAAGTATCGATGTTAAGTGAGATCAAAATACTAAAATTTACAATTTAGATATTCATGTGATTTTGAAATTAAATGTGAATGTGCATTCGATTATGTCAAGCATCACTGAACGAGTTCTTTATGAGTTAAAAGAACATTTAAATTTAGAAATTGTGAAGATTCACATTTATATTGAGGATTTTGGTGCATAA
- a CDS encoding PP2C family protein-serine/threonine phosphatase — translation MQIEYSIATEKSNSRSHNEDAATFAANQDGIIFAALCDGMGGHCNGEIASQLSLEYLKEEFLKARKNDFKNIERWINIAINKVHKRLENYGQTHPETQDMGTTLVGCLIFSEMTYIFNIGDSRAYFINDVFVKQLTEDQNLENYAKTKKIELDLILDVNSQALVSALGPKKEYVVDLYRITNQPGYFLLCSDGFYNFISETSLIATAMRPTTTKEKTNELITYVQNRTNDNATILMIALKEDK, via the coding sequence ATGCAAATAGAATATAGTATTGCCACAGAAAAAAGTAACAGTAGAAGTCACAATGAGGATGCTGCAACATTTGCCGCTAATCAAGATGGAATCATTTTTGCTGCTTTGTGTGATGGTATGGGTGGTCATTGTAATGGTGAAATAGCAAGTCAATTATCTCTCGAATATCTAAAAGAAGAATTCTTAAAAGCACGTAAAAATGATTTTAAAAATATTGAACGTTGAATTAATATCGCAATTAATAAAGTTCATAAAAGATTAGAAAACTATGGTCAAACTCACCCCGAGACTCAAGACATGGGAACAACACTTGTAGGATGTTTAATTTTTAGCGAGATGACCTATATTTTTAACATAGGTGATAGCCGAGCATATTTTATAAATGATGTTTTTGTTAAACAACTAACAGAAGATCAAAATTTAGAAAATTATGCAAAAACTAAAAAAATAGAATTAGATCTAATTTTAGATGTGAATTCTCAAGCATTAGTTAGTGCGTTAGGTCCAAAAAAAGAGTATGTTGTAGATTTATATAGAATTACAAATCAACCTGGTTATTTTTTGTTATGTAGCGATGGTTTTTATAATTTTATTTCTGAAACATCACTTATTGCAACGGCGATGAGACCAACTACAACCAAAGAAAAAACGAATGAATTGATTACTTATGTGCAAAATCGCACTAATGATAATGCAACAATTTTGATGATCGCTCTAAAAGAGGATAAATAG
- the rnc gene encoding ribonuclease III, whose amino-acid sequence MKNNVQIYKQEKLNEITKFLESQNIKFKNFDLYIEAFTHGSFFMGKKMGINYQRLEFLGDSVLATVTSKFLYYNYEISEGEMTKLRAKMVCKPTLASFSRQLKLEDVIIIHENMPKSEINTKILGDTLESFLGAFFIDQGYEEVEKFLLKNFFPQVLAIIEEIDVEDYKTKLQEILQTKSAKILQYNIINRKNNKKSNSVVFTVGVYYDGNELGRGQDTSRKKAEQKAALDALNKLSNDEEMKIVLS is encoded by the coding sequence ATGAAAAATAATGTTCAAATATATAAACAAGAGAAATTGAATGAAATAACTAAATTTTTAGAAAGTCAAAACATTAAATTTAAAAATTTTGATTTATATATCGAAGCGTTTACCCATGGTTCTTTTTTTATGGGGAAAAAGATGGGAATTAATTATCAAAGATTAGAATTTTTAGGAGATTCCGTCTTAGCAACTGTTACATCTAAATTTCTATATTATAATTATGAAATTTCTGAAGGAGAAATGACAAAACTTCGTGCAAAAATGGTTTGCAAACCGACATTAGCTAGTTTTTCAAGACAATTAAAATTGGAAGATGTTATTATCATTCACGAAAATATGCCAAAATCCGAAATTAACACTAAAATTTTAGGAGATACTCTTGAGTCATTTTTAGGAGCATTTTTTATTGATCAAGGTTATGAGGAAGTAGAAAAATTTTTGCTTAAAAATTTTTTTCCGCAAGTTTTAGCAATTATTGAAGAAATTGATGTCGAAGACTACAAGACTAAATTGCAAGAAATTCTTCAAACAAAATCAGCTAAGATTTTACAATACAATATAATTAATCGTAAAAATAATAAAAAAAGTAATAGCGTAGTGTTTACGGTTGGTGTTTATTATGATGGTAATGAACTAGGTAGAGGACAAGATACTTCTCGAAAAAAAGCTGAACAAAAAGCTGCATTGGATGCTTTAAATAAGTTGTCTAATGACGAGGAGATGAAAATTGTCTTGAGTTAA
- a CDS encoding DAK2 domain-containing protein, which produces MNKISINQFYDMLIFAYKHFSHHVAQINNLNVFPVPDCDTGTNMFLTFTNGIKLIENKNFKTIQDLTHDFAKGLLLGARGNSGVIFSQIFNGISLNLQDLNLLEELTVSDLCEGLARGVEEAYSSVLKPIEGTILTVIRETSAAANKEKPKK; this is translated from the coding sequence ATGAATAAAATTTCTATTAATCAATTTTATGATATGTTAATTTTTGCTTATAAGCATTTTTCACATCATGTGGCACAAATTAATAATTTAAACGTTTTCCCTGTACCAGATTGCGACACAGGGACAAATATGTTTTTAACATTTACTAATGGAATTAAATTAATCGAAAATAAAAATTTTAAAACGATTCAAGATTTAACTCATGATTTTGCTAAAGGTTTATTGCTAGGAGCGAGAGGGAATTCTGGAGTTATTTTTAGCCAAATTTTTAATGGAATATCACTAAATTTGCAAGACTTAAATTTGTTAGAAGAATTAACAGTTTCTGATTTATGCGAAGGATTAGCTCGTGGAGTAGAAGAAGCTTATAGCTCTGTTTTAAAACCTATTGAGGGGACAATTTTGACGGTTATTCGCGAGACATCAGCAGCAGCAAACAAGGAAAAACCAAAAAAATAA
- the rsgA gene encoding ribosome small subunit-dependent GTPase A gives MNKNFDFLVIQFLNNFYVIENIMNEKTYLATLRGKMRLNITPKVGDFVEATIIDNNKAIISDVEERKNNFERPNVANIDNIFIIMSFLEPHFDPNFVNKLLLQFEINNLKPVIIASKNDLEHELIIDIWMKMYRKMGYKVHSISNLKNQSWSKLKKYFGNGKLLFTGKSGVGKTTLINNVYPKLNLQIGAISEKLKQGKHTTRHSSLIKIEKNVWIIDTPGFSLIDLNEYSKEELAKGYFVFREHIDKCKFANCTHTNEPGCEIKKQVGNKIPEFFYQSYLLIMDEKQNQTKFSPRNKLK, from the coding sequence ATGAACAAAAATTTTGACTTTTTAGTAATACAGTTTCTTAATAATTTTTATGTAATTGAAAACATAATGAATGAAAAAACATATTTGGCTACTTTAAGAGGCAAAATGCGATTAAATATTACTCCAAAAGTTGGTGATTTTGTCGAGGCAACAATTATTGATAATAACAAGGCAATTATTAGCGATGTTGAAGAAAGGAAAAATAATTTTGAACGTCCAAACGTTGCAAATATTGATAACATCTTTATTATCATGAGTTTTTTAGAACCTCATTTTGATCCGAATTTTGTTAATAAATTGTTGCTTCAATTTGAAATTAATAATTTGAAACCAGTAATCATTGCTTCAAAAAATGATTTAGAGCATGAATTAATAATCGACATATGAATGAAAATGTATCGAAAAATGGGTTATAAAGTTCATTCAATTTCAAATTTAAAAAATCAATCTTGATCTAAATTAAAAAAATATTTTGGAAATGGTAAGTTATTGTTTACAGGTAAATCTGGAGTTGGAAAAACAACTTTAATTAATAATGTTTATCCGAAATTGAATCTTCAAATAGGTGCTATTTCTGAAAAATTAAAACAAGGTAAACACACAACTCGCCACTCCTCATTAATTAAAATCGAAAAGAATGTTTGAATAATAGACACACCTGGTTTTTCGTTGATTGACTTGAATGAATATTCAAAAGAAGAATTAGCGAAAGGATATTTTGTATTTCGCGAACACATAGATAAATGCAAATTTGCTAATTGTACCCATACAAATGAACCTGGATGTGAAATTAAAAAACAAGTTGGCAATAAAATTCCGGAATTTTTTTATCAAAGTTATTTATTAATTATGGATGAAAAGCAAAATCAAACTAAGTTTTCACCCCGAAATAAATTAAAATAA
- the gmk gene encoding guanylate kinase — translation MKKGKLIILSGPSGVGKGTIRHKILQNYDINFWYSVSMTTRGPRPGEQEGIDYFFVTKEEFEKRIEHHDFLEYAQFSGNYYGTPLSIVEEKLNSGIDVFLEIEVQGATQVLLNRKIKNKVSIFLAPPSFEELENRIVARKTNTPDDIKRRLDKARSEMNEQDRYDYVVINSDLNVAAKQVYEIISRELGI, via the coding sequence GTGAAAAAAGGTAAATTAATAATTTTAAGTGGACCAAGTGGCGTCGGAAAAGGGACGATTCGTCATAAAATATTGCAAAATTACGATATTAATTTTTGATACTCTGTATCAATGACAACTCGCGGACCTAGACCTGGAGAACAAGAAGGAATAGACTATTTCTTTGTAACTAAAGAAGAATTTGAAAAACGTATAGAACATCATGATTTCTTAGAATATGCGCAATTTTCAGGAAATTATTATGGAACTCCGTTGAGCATAGTAGAAGAGAAACTTAATAGCGGGATAGATGTTTTTCTAGAAATTGAAGTTCAAGGAGCAACACAAGTTTTACTTAATAGAAAAATTAAAAATAAAGTATCAATTTTTTTAGCTCCTCCCTCATTTGAAGAATTAGAAAATAGAATAGTTGCAAGAAAAACCAATACACCGGATGATATTAAAAGACGTCTTGATAAAGCGCGTAGCGAAATGAATGAACAAGATAGGTATGACTATGTTGTTATTAACTCAGATTTGAATGTTGCTGCAAAACAAGTATACGAGATTATTAGTAGAGAATTAGGTATTTAA
- the plsX gene encoding phosphate acyltransferase PlsX — protein sequence MHKIIAVDITGADNGPAEILKVVKKFAQKNSNFHFILVGNKEDFENYEPLKNMSIELVAFRISHADTPLAFRKKQDNPISKIIELLETKKANIAISAGNSGVLLANTFLKLKRLNTEYIPGFMAFFPPFEKNDNPKLVLDVGANLTVKPEGLVGFARMATSFYQHYYGVSRPTVGLLSNGTEKWKGLEHIQLAHELLEKDKKIHFYGNVESKDLVNLPVDILVGDGWTSNIALKSMEGALKYLGQSIKLSIKENNLKTKIGGLLVKKTLTNVANKFDHRKAGGALIIGFDSLIIKAHGSSDEISFEAVFEQAKNILDKEILKKLKKDIL from the coding sequence ATGCATAAAATCATTGCTGTTGATATTACAGGTGCTGACAATGGACCAGCGGAAATATTAAAAGTTGTCAAAAAATTTGCTCAAAAAAATAGTAATTTTCATTTCATTTTAGTTGGTAATAAAGAAGATTTCGAAAATTATGAACCACTTAAGAATATGAGCATCGAATTGGTTGCTTTTCGTATTAGTCACGCTGATACGCCATTAGCTTTTCGTAAAAAACAAGACAACCCTATTAGTAAAATTATTGAATTATTAGAAACTAAAAAAGCAAATATCGCTATTTCAGCTGGCAATAGTGGAGTACTTTTAGCTAATACATTTTTAAAACTAAAACGTTTAAACACTGAATATATCCCCGGTTTTATGGCATTTTTCCCACCTTTCGAAAAAAACGATAATCCAAAATTAGTTTTGGACGTTGGTGCTAATTTGACCGTAAAACCGGAAGGTTTGGTTGGATTTGCTAGAATGGCAACATCATTTTATCAACATTATTATGGGGTTAGTAGACCGACTGTCGGATTATTAAGTAATGGAACAGAGAAATGAAAAGGACTAGAACACATTCAATTAGCACACGAATTATTAGAAAAGGATAAAAAAATTCATTTTTACGGTAATGTAGAATCAAAAGACCTTGTAAATTTACCGGTTGATATTTTAGTGGGAGATGGATGAACTAGCAATATAGCATTAAAAAGTATGGAAGGTGCTCTGAAATACTTAGGTCAATCCATTAAGTTATCTATTAAAGAAAATAATTTAAAAACAAAAATTGGTGGATTACTAGTTAAAAAAACATTAACCAATGTTGCTAATAAATTCGATCATCGAAAAGCGGGAGGAGCATTGATAATAGGTTTTGATTCTCTTATAATAAAAGCGCATGGTTCAAGTGATGAAATTTCCTTTGAGGCGGTGTTTGAACAAGCAAAAAATATCCTAGATAAGGAAATTTTAAAAAAATTAAAGAAAGACATTTTATAA
- a CDS encoding serine/threonine protein kinase, with protein MTNLIKGRYEIVDTIGEGGMATILLAKDVIYGRHVALKRLKIEDIKTIETNLIRFKNEAQIISAVSSSSNNLVHIYDYFSEGLYEYIVMEFVDGENLKQVLRERSHFHYYEACQILYEIAKGLKAIHNCNIVHRDLKPENILIKSDGTIKIADFGISILEGANHSLTKANVIIGSVQYMAPEAITDKDSISKATDIYALGVILYEMITGSNPFVRANMYDILRDQIKRKIPSVNTRFPNIPNKIDFFIQKCTAKNLNNRYKNIDDVINDLEIILDKKENNLIAEVKDKHEVNNIPLKWRRKLSRKSEAAMPFLGTKRVISLMMILLVALFAGIIIVLILGKK; from the coding sequence GTGACAAATCTAATCAAAGGAAGATATGAAATAGTAGATACCATTGGTGAAGGCGGGATGGCCACTATTTTATTAGCAAAAGACGTTATTTATGGGCGTCATGTTGCCTTAAAACGTTTGAAAATCGAGGACATTAAAACAATTGAAACAAATTTAATTCGTTTTAAAAATGAAGCGCAAATTATTAGTGCAGTTTCATCAAGTTCGAATAATTTGGTTCATATATATGATTATTTTTCCGAGGGATTATATGAATATATTGTTATGGAATTTGTTGATGGAGAAAATTTAAAACAAGTTCTTAGGGAAAGATCGCACTTTCATTATTATGAGGCTTGCCAAATTCTATATGAAATAGCGAAAGGTCTAAAGGCTATTCATAATTGCAATATTGTACATCGCGATTTAAAACCAGAAAATATTTTAATTAAATCAGATGGAACAATTAAAATTGCAGATTTTGGTATTTCGATTTTAGAAGGGGCAAATCATTCTTTAACTAAAGCGAATGTTATTATAGGTAGCGTACAATATATGGCTCCTGAGGCAATCACTGACAAAGATAGTATTTCTAAAGCTACTGACATATATGCATTAGGTGTGATTCTATATGAGATGATTACAGGTTCAAATCCGTTCGTTAGAGCTAATATGTATGATATCTTACGTGACCAAATTAAAAGAAAAATTCCGTCAGTTAACACACGATTCCCAAATATTCCTAATAAGATTGATTTTTTTATCCAAAAATGTACTGCAAAAAATTTGAATAATCGATATAAAAATATTGATGATGTAATTAATGATTTAGAAATAATTCTCGATAAAAAGGAAAATAATTTAATAGCAGAAGTAAAAGATAAACACGAAGTAAATAACATTCCACTAAAGTGAAGGAGAAAACTTTCTCGTAAATCTGAAGCAGCTATGCCGTTTTTAGGAACAAAAAGAGTTATTTCTTTAATGATGATTTTATTAGTTGCACTTTTTGCCGGAATTATTATTGTATTAATTTTGGGAAAGAAATAA